In Erpetoichthys calabaricus chromosome 11, fErpCal1.3, whole genome shotgun sequence, the DNA window AGTGGAGTTTGTACAAGCTCTTTGTGTCCAGGTAGTTAGGGTTTCCTTGAATGATATTTACTAGATTGGTTGGAGATTATACATTTtccatttatgtatatatttgtctTGCAGTTAATTGGTATATACTCTACAATTAAGCTAAGTCTTTACCCTGTAATGCTGGAGGGTCTCAATGGCTCAAGTCCAAacaatctttcatttttcttttgacaCAGTTGACAATACTtgcaaaatgtgttatttaatttgaattatattttcaTTCTGCACTGTCTGGAATTACAATGTTATTATTCCTTATTGCTACTTTTGATTAAAGCAGCTTTTTTGATAATGGCTTATAggtgcaaattatacaaaaatatatattgcaaATCACCTCTTTCTTTTTGTAAACATATAATCAGCTTAATTTTTAAGCCCACATAGCCCTTCCCACCTCAAAGGTTTGTTTcacactttttattatgtttatatatttgtacCAATGCATGTTTGGTATGTCTCTTGTATTATTACTGTGGTTGCAGACCCATACAATGCATCACTGATTCAGTTTCACATGGCAGCTGACAGGTATCATTTTGTATTCTGAGCAATTTACAAGTGGCTTTAAAGCCTAGAGAGCAGATTGGTTGGATTTAGGGGCTTAAGTAATTATTCATGTCTAGTAAAATAGTAATCATCATATTACTATGACACATAAGAGAAAGCAAAAATGGCTTATTTCAGTATGACCTAACTACTTTCTTCAAACTTAAAGTAGTTTTTTACTATCTAGATTATGCCTCAACCTTGTAATATCATGTTAGCTGGTGGTTGAGCCTGCTAGGTTCCTGCCACAGGCATACTTTGTGTGAAATCTAATTTTATTAGATGACAGAGGATTAATGTTATATGTTTCAAATGTTCACTTGTAATCTGTTATAGGACTGTATGAGTGTGATTAACATATACCATTTCTATGGTTAAGTGTCACTAATATATTTCTATGAGAATTTTGCAATAAATAATGAATGTCCTTATACGTCAGTAGAAATAATTCACATATTTGGTATAAAGTTTTTGAGCATATTTTCACTAAACAGTGGAAGTCTACACCCctgcatactgtaatctattaCCAAAAACCTTGTGACATAAGAATACAGTATGAATAATGATGTACAAGACAATGACAGAAGAGTACAAGCCTTGTGGATGAGGAGGTTTCTCACCTGCTTTGTTGATCTCAATGATCTCTTCTTGAGCCAAAGGACAGTCACCCCCTAATCCTCCCTGCAAACCAGAGTTGATGGCCCTCTGAGGAGAGGCGATTGCATCAGGCTTACAGTAGTTTGGGGATCCTGGCTGGGGGGGACGAGGGATGTGCTTATTCTTCTTCTTGGGCAACTTTTGCTTGGCCATTGCCAAACTGTAGTACATCCCAAAGTTATTCACAATGACGGGCACTGGCATAGCAATGGTCAGCACCCCAGCCAAGGCACATAAAGCCCCGACCAGCATGCCAGACCAAGTAACAGGGTACATGTCTCCATAGCCCAATGTGGTCATAGTGACCACTGCCCACCAAAATCCAATAGGGATGTTTTTGAAATTAGTGTGATTACTGGCTGTAGGATCACTTGGATCAGCCCCGATTCTCTCAGCATAGTATATCATTGTGGCAAAGATAAGAACCCCCAGAGCTAAGAAAATGATGAGAAGAAGGAATTCATTCGTGCTGGCTTTCAGTGTATGACCCAGTACACGCAGTCCCACAAAATGGCGTGTCAACTTAAAAATTCTCAAAATCCGAACAAAACGGACCACTCGAAGGAAACCTAGGACATCTTTGGCTGCCTTGGAAGACAGGCCACTTAGCCCTACTTCCAGATAGAAGGGTAGAATGGCCACAAAGTCAATAATGTTGAGCGAGCTCTTAATGAAATCCACCTTGTCTGGACAGAAGGTGATCCGCATCAGAAACTCAATGGTAAACCATATTACGCACACGCCCTCTACATAGGTGAGCCAGGAGTCTGTGACCACTTCGATGACTACCTCCTGTCGTGTCACGTTGTCTGCACTCCAGTTCTCAGTCTTGTtgatgatggtgttgaaggctTCATGTGTCTCCAAGCAGAAAGTGGTGATGGAGATAAGGATGAAGAATAGAGAACCAAATGCAACATACTGATGGTAAAAGATAGGAAAAGGGAGAGGGgtggggttagaaaatgaaacgggaaaagaaataaagatggaagacagaaaaaaagtgaaaaagacagTAGTTAGAAAACAGGTTCACCACAACAGCAAAACTCAGAAACTGTTTGATTGCCACACTAATTGTCACATGACGTCATGCAATCCAAAGAAGCATAGTGTCTGAAAAAATGGAGGTTGCAGAGTAGTATTTTAGCAGTATACAGTACAGACATATGACAACAAGTTTGTGAAAGTGTGACAAAACATGagtttagagagagagaaaacaaaaatattcaaactttATAAACTTAAGGAACAAAAATTGCAAATTACAAATAAGTTAGtttcattaaaatgcattttttattgaagaaaaaatgcattttatgtttCAACACtaaaaaaacagtgctaaaacagGAACAGTATTTTATAGCATTTAAATATGAGCAAAGCTGTTATCATATAGACTACCTATGCCTTTTCCAACTAAATGAGCTGCATAGAGATACAAGTTCagctagatcaggggtgggcaatgttggtcctggagacctgcagtggctgcaggtttttgttccaacccagtttcttaatgagaagtcagttattgctgatgaagcacttattgtttaagtgacattttgatgcttcattttagtggtcttgcgtg includes these proteins:
- the LOC114661355 gene encoding potassium voltage-gated channel subfamily C member 1-like isoform X4 codes for the protein MISSVCVSSFRGRKSGNKVPTKTCSKSEMGPQQDSDKIVINCGGVRHETYRSTLKTLPGTRLSWLTEPDAFSNFDYDPKSDEFFFDRHPSVFAYILNYYRTGKLHCPNDVCGPLFEEELAFWGIDETDVEACCWMTYRQHRDAEEALDSFETPEPEPPEDDPALTGGADGDLKRLCLQEDGRKQGWWKTWQPRIWALFEDPYSSKYARYVAFGSLFFILISITTFCLETHEAFNTIINKTENWSADNVTRQEVVIEVVTDSWLTYVEGVCVIWFTIEFLMRITFCPDKVDFIKSSLNIIDFVAILPFYLEVGLSGLSSKAAKDVLGFLRVVRFVRILRIFKLTRHFVGLRVLGHTLKASTNEFLLLIIFLALGVLIFATMIYYAERIGADPSDPTASNHTNFKNIPIGFWWAVVTMTTLGYGDMYPVTWSGMLVGALCALAGVLTIAMPVPVIVNNFGMYYSLAMAKQKLPKKKNKHIPRPPQPGSPNYCKPDAIASPQRAINSGLQGGLGGDCPLAQEEIIEINKADSKQNGDAANAALANEDCPTIDQALSPEEKSPITPGGGSGRERYAHDRACFLLSTGEYRPPDGNIRKDYIRT
- the LOC114661355 gene encoding potassium voltage-gated channel subfamily C member 1-like isoform X2; this encodes MISSVCVSSFRGRKSGNKVPTKTCSKSEMGPQQDSDKIVINCGGVRHETYRSTLKTLPGTRLSWLTEPDAFSNFDYDPKSDEFFFDRHPSVFAYILNYYRTGKLHCPNDVCGPLFEEELAFWGIDETDVEACCWMTYRQHRDAEEALDSFETPEPEPPEDDPALTGGADGDLKRLCLQEDGRKQGWWKTWQPRIWALFEDPYSSKYARYVAFGSLFFILISITTFCLETHEAFNTIINKTENWSADNVTRQEVVIEVVTDSWLTYVEGVCVIWFTIEFLMRITFCPDKVDFIKSSLNIIDFVAILPFYLEVGLSGLSSKAAKDVLGFLRVVRFVRILRIFKLTRHFVGLRVLGHTLKASTNEFLLLIIFLALGVLIFATMIYYAERIGADPSDPTASNHTNFKNIPIGFWWAVVTMTTLGYGDMYPVTWSGMLVGALCALAGVLTIAMPVPVIVNNFGMYYSLAMAKQKLPKKKNKHIPRPPQPGSPNYCKPDAIASPQRAINSGLQGGLGGDCPLAQEEIIEINKADSKQNGDAANAALANEDCPTIDQALSPEEKSPITPGGGSGRERYAHDRACFLLSTGEYRPPDGNIRKEDGILCPDPPLPKEWVKQDGGLMHDLNANSAAAWIEQ
- the LOC114661355 gene encoding potassium voltage-gated channel subfamily C member 1-like isoform X3, which gives rise to MISSVCVSSFRGRKSGNKVPTKTCSKSEMGPQQDSDKIVINCGGVRHETYRSTLKTLPGTRLSWLTEPDAFSNFDYDPKSDEFFFDRHPSVFAYILNYYRTGKLHCPNDVCGPLFEEELAFWGIDETDVEACCWMTYRQHRDAEEALDSFETPEPEPPEDDPALTGGADGDLKRLCLQEDGRKQGWWKTWQPRIWALFEDPYSSKYARYVAFGSLFFILISITTFCLETHEAFNTIINKTENWSADNVTRQEVVIEVVTDSWLTYVEGVCVIWFTIEFLMRITFCPDKVDFIKSSLNIIDFVAILPFYLEVGLSGLSSKAAKDVLGFLRVVRFVRILRIFKLTRHFVGLRVLGHTLKASTNEFLLLIIFLALGVLIFATMIYYAERIGADPSDPTASNHTNFKNIPIGFWWAVVTMTTLGYGDMYPVTWSGMLVGALCALAGVLTIAMPVPVIVNNFGMYYSLAMAKQKLPKKKNKHIPRPPQPGSPNYCKPDAIASPQRAINSGLQGGLGGDCPLAQEEIIEINKADSKQNGDAANAALANEDCPTIDQALSPEEKSPITPGGGSGRERYAHDRACFLLSTGEYRPPDGNIRKGSLQSPRSITKV